A window of Candidatus Binatia bacterium genomic DNA:
GTGCAGGTAACCTTCCTGGATGAGAAACGGTTCGTAGACGTCCTCGATGGTGTCGCGCTCTTCGCCGATGGCGGCGGCGAGGGTTACGACCCCGACCGGCCCGCCGCCGAACTTATCAATGATGGCGAGGAGGAGACTGCGGTCCATCTTGTCGAACCCGCGCCGGTCGACTTCGAGCATGTCCAGCGCCTCGTCGGCGACCGCGGCCGAGATTGCGCCGCTCGCCCGTACCTGTGCGTAGTCGCGAACGCGGCGGAGCAGGCGGTTGGCGATGCGCGGCGTGCCGCGCGAGCGACGCGCAATCTCGATAGCCCCGCTCTCTTCGATGGGAACCGCCAGGATGCCGGCCGATCGGGCAATGACGGTGGCCAATTCCTCGGGGGTGTAGAAGTCGAGCCGGAAGTCGACGCCGAAGCGATCCCGCAGCGGCGAGGTCAGCAGACCCTTGCGGGTTGTCGCGCCGATCAAGGTAAACGGCTTCAGGTCGAGCTTGATCGAGCGTGCCGAGGGGCCCTGTCCGAGCAGGACGTCGATCTGGAAGTCCTCCATGGCCGGGTAGAGGATCTCTTCGACGACGCGGCTGAGCCGGTGGATCTCGTCGATGAACAGCACGTCGCCGCGTTCGAGGTTGGTCAGCAGGGCGGCGAGGTCGCCCGGTCTTTCGATGATCGGTCCGGCCGTGCACCGGATGTTGACGCCCATTTCGCGGGCAATGATGTAGGCCAGCGACGTCTTGCCGAGGCCGGGGGGACCGTGCAGGAGCAGGTGATCGATGCACTCGCCGCGCTGCCGTGCCGCTTCGATGGCGATGCGCAGGTTCCTCTTGACGTTTTCCTGGCCGACGTACTCTTCCAGCGACGGCGGACGCAGTGTCCTGTCGAGAGTAGCGTCCTCGTCGGTTTCCGCGGCGCCCACCAGGCGGGTTTCGTCGATCATGCGGTTACCCGTTTGAGTGCGGTGCGAATGATCGCTTCGAGGTCACTCGCGCCCGTTGCCGCGGCGGTCCGGACCGCGCGTTCGGCGTCCGGGCGCTTATAGCCGAGGTTGACGAGGGCGGAGACGGCCTCGGCCTCGACCCCGGTGACCAGCGTGCTGGCGGACGGGCCTCGTCCGCCGCGGGCTGCGGCGACCTTGTCCCGCAGCTCGACGACGAGGCGCTCGGCGGTCTTCTTGCCGACGCCCGGGATGGCCACCAGCCGGTTGAGGTTCCCGCTTTCGAGCGCCGCTTCCAGTTCCTCCGCGGCGGTGCCGGACAGGATGTTGAGGGCGAGCCGCGGTCCGATGCCCGAGACGCCGAGGAGAAGCAGGAAGAGGTCGCGCTCGACGCGATCGAGGAATCCGAAGAGCTGGAGGGTATCCTCGCGGACGTGGGTGTGGATGAGGAGCTGCACCGGGTGGCCCGGTTCGGGTAGGCGGCAGAAGGTGTTCAGGGAAACGAACACCTGATACCCGACGCCGTGCACGTCGACGACGAGGTACTCGGGGCTCTTGTGGGCAAGGGTGCCGGCGAGCAGCGCAATCATGGGCGGATGCGACGACTGTATTCGGCGGCGCGGCGAGTGTCGACTCGATTTCTTGCCGAGCGTGTGGCGGCACTCCGAGATACGGCGGCGTCGCGAGCGGTGGCGCTGGAGATATGCGCCGCGAAACGGGAAGTGTGCAGGTGGCAGATCGCCGCCGCCAGCGCGTCGGCCTCGTCGGAGGGAATGGCCGCGGAAAGTCCGAGCAGGCGGCCGACCATGACCTGCATCTGATCTTTGGCGGCGCGGCCCTGACCGGCGACGGCAACCTTGATCTCCGCCGGGCTGTATTCGCTGACGGGGACGCCGGCCCGGGCGGCGGCGACGAGGATCGCGCCGCGGGCCTCGCCGAGCCGGAACGCGCTCTGCACGTTCTCTCCCACGAAGGTTTTTTCGAGGCTGATGCACGCCGGTCGGTAGGTGGCGAGTACGTCCGCGGCTCCGTCAAAGATACGGGCCAGACGTTCGGGCAGGCTTCCGGCGGCGCGCACGACACCGCCGGCGACGAATCGTAATTGTGTCCCGGCATCGTCGACCACACCCCAACCCGTAGCGACCGTGCCTGGATCGAGTCCGAGCACCCTCATCCGCCTCCCCTCCGTCGTCCGGCTCCACACTGGCCGGTGCACTAAGCACTCCGTTGCAGTAATCCGGCGACGTATTCCGTTCGCCCCGAGTAGCGCCATCTGTCCGGCGGCGTATCGAGGGGCGGGGTCGCAAAGCCGCTCACCAGGCTGGCCCCTCGATACGCCCCTGAGAAAACGGGGCTACTCGGGGCGAACGGAAAGCGTCGTACGGAATACGTCGCCGTAATTGTGCCCATCACCACTAAGCGCTCAAGCGTTCGATGTCCTCCTGCAAGAAGTCGGCGTTAGAGGCAACGCTCTGGACGTCGTCGTGATCGTCGAGTTCCTGCAGTAACCGCATGGTTTGCTCGGCTTCGCGGCCGGTGAGGCTCGTGGTGTTGTCGGGCAGCAGCGCCACCTCCGCGTGGGCCATTGGGACGCCGCCGCGGGCAATGGCGGCTTTGACGGATTCGAAGGCTTCCGGGGCAGTGAGCACATCGAAGCCGTCGGCGGTGGCGTTGACGTCCTCCGCTCCGGCGTCGAGGGCGACTTCCATGAGCCGGTCCTCGTCGACGTTGCCGGGTTCGACGGCGATCACGCCGCGCTTCTTGAACATCCAGGCCACGCATCCCGCGGTGCCCATACTGCCGCCGCGTTTTTCGAAGAGCCGCCGGATTTCGGAGACGGTGCGATTGCGGTTGTCGGTCAGTGCATTGACGAGGACCGCGGCGCCCCCGGCGCTGTAGCCCTCGTAAGTGACCTCCTCGTAGTTGGCGCCTTCGACCTCGCCCGTGCCTTTCTTGATGGCACGTTCGATGTTGTCGTTCGGCATGCTTGCCTCGCGCGCGGTCAGTACCGCCGTGCGCAGGCGCGGATTGCCGTTGATGTCGCTGCCGCCAAGTCTTGCGGCGACGGTGATTTCCTTGATGAGCTTGGAGAAGAGCTTACCGCGTTTGGCGTCCTTGGCGGCCTTCTTGTGTTTGATGGAACTCCACTTTGAATGGCCGGACATACCGCCTCCGGGGATGGATCCAGGGGTGTCAGAGCGTTAGCACGGGCTGTTGGGGGAGTAAACCGCGGAGGGCGGATTGCCGGAAGCGGGAGTTGGGATATCGGGCGGCAACGCTGCGACACCTCGACAACCCGAACACCCCGGTAATCGGTCAGTCCGCCAGGACGAGGAGAGGACGCAGATGCCACAGATGCCATCCACCACGATTCCCCTGGGTGCCGGCGGCCATGGCCGCGAGTTCCCCGCCCTCGACCCCGCCGTCCGTGACGTCATCATGGACCGCTTCAACAAGGACAACCGCTTCTTCCCGGGACATCTCGGGGTCCGGGTTGTCGAGGCGAGGCGCGGTTACGCGCGGCTCGAAGTCGAGAACCGCCAGGAGTTGATGCAACCCGCGGGCGTGATGCACGGTGGTGCCAGCTTCGGCCTGGCCGACACGGCGGTCGCGGCGGCCCTGGCCAGTTTGTACGAAGCGGGGACGCTGCTGCTGACCATCGAGATGAAGATCAACTATCTGGAGCCGATTCCTGCCGGTTTGGTGGTAGCCGAGGCGTATGTCTTGCGCGCCAGCCGCCGCAGCGCGTACGCCGAGGTGGATATCTGGGCAGAGGGCAAACTCGCCGCGCGTGCGAGCACGACGTATATGATTAAGGGGTCTTGAGGGTCCTGGGGTCCTGGGGTCCTGGGGTCTTGAGGTCCTGGGGTCCTGGGGTCCTGGGGTCTTGAGGTCCTGGGGTCCTGGGGTCCTGAGGGCCTGGGGTCCTGAGGGCCTGTACGCCTGAGCCCGGCGGCCCGACTAATCCAGCCTGCGGACGCACAACCTCACCCCAAGACCCCAAGACCCCAAGACCTCAAGACCTCAAGACCTCAAGACCCCAAGACCCCAAACATCTCCACGTCAACCATCTCGCAGATCGCGTGACCTATTAGGATGTGGGTTTCCTGAATGCGCGCGGTATCGGTCGTGGTCGTTACGGAAAGGACGATATCGGCCAGTTCTGCCAATCGGCCGCCCGGTCCGCCGGTGAGACCGATCACGCGGATCCCGAGATCGCGGCAGGCGGTGGCGGCGGCCACGACGTTGGCGGCCTGACCGCTGGTGGAAATGGCGATGGCGACGTCCCCGCGAGTGCCGAGGGCCTGGACCTGTTTTGCGAAGACGTATTCGTATCCGTAGTCGTTGGCGATACTGGTCAGGGCTGACGTATCGGTGGTCAGCGCAAGGGCGGGCAGCGGCCGCCGTTCGAGTTTGAATCGGTTCACGAACTCGGCGGCGATGTGCTGGGCGTCGGCGGCACTGCCGCCGTTGCCGAACAGCAGCAGCTTGCGGCCATCGCGCAATGCCGTAGCGATCAGTTCGATCGCGGCGATCAGCTTATCGCGGTGATCCCGCAGAAACCCCTGCTTGGCGGCGA
This region includes:
- the ruvA gene encoding Holliday junction branch migration protein RuvA, which produces MIALLAGTLAHKSPEYLVVDVHGVGYQVFVSLNTFCRLPEPGHPVQLLIHTHVREDTLQLFGFLDRVERDLFLLLLGVSGIGPRLALNILSGTAAEELEAALESGNLNRLVAIPGVGKKTAERLVVELRDKVAAARGGRGPSASTLVTGVEAEAVSALVNLGYKRPDAERAVRTAAATGASDLEAIIRTALKRVTA
- a CDS encoding PaaI family thioesterase encodes the protein MPQMPSTTIPLGAGGHGREFPALDPAVRDVIMDRFNKDNRFFPGHLGVRVVEARRGYARLEVENRQELMQPAGVMHGGASFGLADTAVAAALASLYEAGTLLLTIEMKINYLEPIPAGLVVAEAYVLRASRRSAYAEVDIWAEGKLAARASTTYMIKGS
- the ruvC gene encoding crossover junction endodeoxyribonuclease RuvC, which codes for MRVLGLDPGTVATGWGVVDDAGTQLRFVAGGVVRAAGSLPERLARIFDGAADVLATYRPACISLEKTFVGENVQSAFRLGEARGAILVAAARAGVPVSEYSPAEIKVAVAGQGRAAKDQMQVMVGRLLGLSAAIPSDEADALAAAICHLHTSRFAAHISSATARDAAVSRSAATRSARNRVDTRRAAEYSRRIRP
- the ruvB gene encoding Holliday junction branch migration DNA helicase RuvB, whose protein sequence is MIDETRLVGAAETDEDATLDRTLRPPSLEEYVGQENVKRNLRIAIEAARQRGECIDHLLLHGPPGLGKTSLAYIIAREMGVNIRCTAGPIIERPGDLAALLTNLERGDVLFIDEIHRLSRVVEEILYPAMEDFQIDVLLGQGPSARSIKLDLKPFTLIGATTRKGLLTSPLRDRFGVDFRLDFYTPEELATVIARSAGILAVPIEESGAIEIARRSRGTPRIANRLLRRVRDYAQVRASGAISAAVADEALDMLEVDRRGFDKMDRSLLLAIIDKFGGGPVGVVTLAAAIGEERDTIEDVYEPFLIQEGYLHRTPKGRMATQRAYAHFGRTPQPTPSAQGGLFDKRDR
- a CDS encoding SIS domain-containing protein — encoded protein: MRRAIEDIFAASIAAKQGFLRDHRDKLIAAIELIATALRDGRKLLLFGNGGSAADAQHIAAEFVNRFKLERRPLPALALTTDTSALTSIANDYGYEYVFAKQVQALGTRGDVAIAISTSGQAANVVAAATACRDLGIRVIGLTGGPGGRLAELADIVLSVTTTTDTARIQETHILIGHAICEMVDVEMFGVLGS
- a CDS encoding YebC/PmpR family DNA-binding transcriptional regulator; the encoded protein is MSGHSKWSSIKHKKAAKDAKRGKLFSKLIKEITVAARLGGSDINGNPRLRTAVLTAREASMPNDNIERAIKKGTGEVEGANYEEVTYEGYSAGGAAVLVNALTDNRNRTVSEIRRLFEKRGGSMGTAGCVAWMFKKRGVIAVEPGNVDEDRLMEVALDAGAEDVNATADGFDVLTAPEAFESVKAAIARGGVPMAHAEVALLPDNTTSLTGREAEQTMRLLQELDDHDDVQSVASNADFLQEDIERLSA